CCCGAAGCGGTGCATCCGGTTCCTTTGCAAACAAGCACATGCGCTCTATAAATCTCCATTGTTAATCCTCCTCACAATCAAAAACTTTTAAATATTTGGTATAACCCAATCTTCAATTATTTGATTGTTTACAATATGTTTGGCAACAATTTGACGAGCCTTTTCGGCATCCAGGTTAACATAGGTTACCTTCGGCTGGCCGGGTTTAATCACATCTATCAAAGGTTCAAACTTGCAAAGACCAATACATCCCGTTTCGGTAACAATAACGTCATTCAAATTCCTCTTTTTAATCTCGTCCAGTATCGCCAGTAAAACCTGCCTTGCTCCGGCGGAAATTCCGCAGGTTCCCATTCCTACTACAATTCGGGTTTTATTTTCATTGTCCTTTCTCAGGTTTATAAGGTCTTTTGCCTGTTCACGTATTTTTTCTAATTCTTCAAGAGATTTTATTACACCCATTTTTTACACCTCCAAAATACTTTTTAAGTTGCTATCCACATAATCCTTTATAAACTCAAGGACCAAAGGATGATTTATCGGAACATCTTTTAATCGTTTTTTTACTTCCCCGGTATCAAAAATAAAAATTTTGTCATCTACCGAATGCTCATATATAAACTCCACATGGGGATAAAGGGCACACAATGTAACCAGGGTATCTGCCATATTCCCCAAAGGCTGCAAATCAATATGGTTTTTTATGAAAGTAGCCTCAACCTTCGTCCCCATACCTATTTTTGAAGTGATCTTCAAATCTCCTCCCGCCATTTTTGCAGCCTGGGCAAAAAGAGGGATCCCCAATCCTACCCTCCTCGTTGTCCTGGTAGTGAAGAAAGGGTCTACCACTTTTTTAAGCGTATCTTCATCCATGCCTTTTCCGTTGTCGGCTATTGTAATCGTCATCAAATTCCTTTTGCTTTCTTCTTTTATTGATATTTTCACCCGGGTAGCCCCTGCATTTATTGAATTTTCCACAATGTCTAAGATATGCAAAGACAGTTCCTTCATAACCTATTCGTATTTTTTCAGTATTTCGGGAACCTTGTCTGGAGTAAGTCTCCCGTATACATCTTCATTGATTATTACGGTAGGAGCAAGCCCGCAAGCACCCACACAGCGGCAAGCATCGAGCGAAAATTTGATATCGTCAGTTGTATCCCCTACTTTGATGCCCAGTTCCTGTTCAAACCTTTCTAGTACTTTATTCGCACCTTTTACATAACAAGCGGTTCCCAGGCATACTCTTATCTGATACTTGCCTCTTGGTTTGAGGTTGAAAAAGGAGTAAAAAGTAATCGTGCTGTAAACCTCACTCAATGTTACATTTAAACTTTCCGCCACTTTCTTTTGAACGTCTAAGGGTAAATAACCCATTATCCCTTGTGCTTCCTGAAGCGCCTGCAAAAGCGCTCCCTTTTGGCCTTTATATTTTTCAAGCATTTCATCGATTTTTTTAAGTTTTTCTTCGTAGTCGGTTATTTTGATATTGGTTTCCAAGAAAATCACTCCTTTATTTTCTAAATTTGAATTTAAAATTTAAATAAGTCCCGGGTATCAATTGTTAATTTTTTGTTAAAGTAATTCTTTTCACAAAAATTTCGATAAAAAAACTATTCCCTTATTACAACCCTCCTTCCGCCCTCGCCCTTTATGCATCTAAAAAATTCATCTATTGTTAAATCCTCCATTATAAAAAACGTATTGGGAGGAAAAGCCAGCCCCAGCAAATTATGAGCATCGGAAGAATAAATTTTTATAATATCCATTGGTACATCAATTAAATTCCTCTCCTTAAGTGCGCTTTTTGAAACTTCCAGCGCATCAGGGTTAATATCCTCCGGAATAAATCCCAGGTTTGATATAATGCTGTAACTTTTTCTATCAATATGGGCAGGAACAAAAAGTCCACCTAAATCCTTTACCTTCCTGAAAATTTCGTTGATAGAGTATTTTACCGAAAGCGATAACATTCTTTCCTCTATCCCGACGGTATCTCCCTTTTCATCTACTATATGCTGGTTTCCAAAAAGCTCCGGTATATTTTTAATATCCGGAATGCCTCTGTAAATATAGTTTTCAAATACCCGCATGTTATTAATATCTCTGAAATAGCACAGAACATGAACTTCCTCCATTGTTTGAACTTCCATGCCAGGAATAACAAGTATTTCTTTGCCCGAAGCCTTTATGAAAGCTTCAACGTTTTTTGCGCAATTGTGATCACATACACTTATTATGTTAACACCCATCAATTTTGCCATATTTATCACATTAGGAGGAATCATTTCCTCAGAAGCGCAGGGAGATAAGCAGCTGTGAATATGCAGGTCTGCTGCAAATTCTTTCATTGAAAATTACTCCCGTATAATAAATTATACAGTATACCGCATAATTCAAAAGAGGATTTGTTCGAAGACAAAATGGGAATATTTTCTTCCTTTGCCTTTTTCAGGGTATTTTCATCTACCGGAACTTCTTCCGCAATAATAATTCCGGATAGACCCAGCAGGGAAGCTATTGCCACAATATTTTGATGGCTTTGAATGGTAATCCATACCTGATTTTCCTTTGCATGAGCCATAACCCAGCTAAGAAGGTCCCCGGAATATCCTCCTTCAACATTTTTATTCAGGTTTACCCCCTCGGTTAGAACCTTTAAACCCAGTTTTTCAACCAATTCAACCAGTTTCATTATTTTCACCTCCATCCGTATCCATGGTGGGAGGTAATTTTTGCGAGAGGTCCAGCACTTCTTTGGCTAACTGTCTAACTCTATCCCTTAATTTAAATACGCAGTCCGTTTCATTGGCTCTTCCAAGAACTATATCCTCAGCTAAAGCACGACAGTTCGGGCTTCCACAGCTTCCACAGTCGAGTCCGGGAAGACCTTTCAGGGTTTTTTCCAAAAGCTCCATCTTTTCTATAGCTTTTGCAATATTACCATCCAAGCCGTAGTTAACTTCTCCAGTAATAGGTCCTTCCATATTGTAAAACGCATTTTTTATGGATATTTTTATTTCATTTTCATCAAAATTAGGATTGTTTCCTAATTTTTCTGACATCCTTCTGAGTTTTACCCGGGCGACGAATCTATTTTCAACCATTAACGCTCCACCTATACATCCTCCATTGCATGCCTGTAACTCTACATAGTCTATATCTGAAAGTTTGCCCATCTCGATCTCCTCTAAAACCTCAATACAATTGTGTATTCCATCTACTGATAAATTATTCCCCCATCCTATAGCCAGATTTTCACCGCCCGATCTGCCCCATCCAACTCCAAGACCATTGGCTCTTTTAAAAATCGTTTGGTAACTACCTTTGCCAAGATTTTTTAAAATCTCTCCGTAAATTACATTTACAGGAACGACGGCATCCACATAGGATTTTAATGTACCGATGGGCTGTTTTACTGCCGTAACTTTTGCAGGGCATGGGCTTAAAAATACCGTGCCAATATCCATATCAGGAATACCTAATTTTGCTGATACGATTTCCTTTGCCCTTTTTGCCGCAATTTCCATAGGTGATTTTACAGGAATTATGTTTTCAATCAGAGCAGGAAACCTGACGCGTATTAACCTGAGTACGGCAGGACAGGAAGAAGAAATTAAAGGCCTTATCGAGCTATTTTTTATATATTCGCGAATCGCAATGGAAACTTCCTCAGCAGCTAAGGCTACCTCGTATACCTCATCAAAACCTGCCTTGTAAAGAGCATTTAATATTTGTTCCTTAGAGACGTTTTCTTTAAACTGGGCAAATAAACTGGGTGCGGGAAGTGCGATTTTAAACTTAAACTCTTTTAATTTTTCAAGACTATCGTAAACCGCATATTTGGCTTGATTCGGACATATCCTTATACATTCTCCACAGTCAATACATTTATCCTGTAAAATCTGTGCCTTTCCGTTGCGCACCCTAATTGCCTCTGTCGGGCATCCTTTTATGCAATTGGTACATCCCTTACATTTCGATATATCGAGAGTAACGGAATGGTAGTATCCCGTCAAAAATTCCACCAGCTTTCCTTAAAAGCCTTAGGGCTAATAGAGAATTTTATCCATAATTTTGTAAATAAATTATCATTCTCACTTTTGTCCCTTTTCCGACAACAGAAGTTATTTCAAATTTATCTGAAAATTTTTTCATATTAGGAAGGCCCATTCCCGCTCCAAAGCCCATCTCTCGGATGTAAGCCGGAGCTGTGGAATAACCCTCCTGCATAGCCAAATCTATATCCGGTATACCCGGCCCCTCATCTTCCGCAATAATTTCAATAAACTTAGGAGTCAAATTAAAGGTAATTTTACCTTTGTAGGCATGAATGACAATATTCATCTCTGCTTCATAGGCTGCAATAGACACCCTTCTTAATATCGAAGGATCTATTCCTATTTGCCTGAAGATCTTCTTGGCCTGTTCGGTAGCTCTCCCCGCCGTGTTAAAATCTCCACCTAACACGTCGTAAGAAAGTTCCATAGCCCGAGCAAGGTCCTTTTCTTCCGCTTCTTTAAATTCATATTTATTTTTTATATCTCCTTTTAAACCTGCTTCGAAAAGAAGTCCGCAGCTTTCGTAAAGTGGATACAAAGTGCGCAAAAGAATAAGCCCATATTCCCTGGCTAAATCTATAACTTCCCGCCCGGGCATTTTACCTCTTACAAAAATAATGGCTTTAAAATCCGACATAAAGGCGGTTTTAACTATTTGATTATGGGTTAAACCGGTCAATAAAACGGCATTCTTTTTGTTATCCGAAAGTATGTCGCTTATCAATTCTGCGCCACAAGCATTTTCTATTTCCAGATCCAGATTTTCACCTAACAAGATCTCTGCTTTCAAAATATTTTTTATTTCTTCTAATTTCATCTATTTTCACCTAAGTAATAGGTAAGGTATTCTAATTGGGATGCAAGGTCAACCCTTCTTAAAACTATATTATCGGGAACGAAAATATTTACAGGTGCAAAATTTATTATACCTCTAATACCGGCCTCTACAATCATATTAACAACTTCCTGAGCTGCCTGAGCCGGAACAGCAACTATTGCCAGTTCAATATTAAGTTCCTTTGCTTTTTCTTTCAACTCATCTAAATGAAAGATATCAATAGCGTTTAATTTTTTGCCAACTTTTTCCGGGTCGGTATCGAACATACAAACTATTTCAAAACCTCTTTCTAAAAAACCCCGGTACTGGGAAAGAGCAGTTCCCAAATTGCCCGCACCAAAAATTGCAACATTCCACTTTTTGTCAAGACCCAGTATCTTCATGATATAATTGTATAATTCTTTGGGGTTATATCCCACTCCCCTGGTTCCAAATTCTCCAAAGTAAGCCAAATCTTTTCTTACCTGGGCAGGAGTTACGCCCGTTGCTTCGGCAATATTTTGAGAAGAAACCGTAGAAATTCCCTTCTCCTCGGCTTCTTTTAAGAACCTTGAGTAAGCCGTCAGTCTTCCTATGGTAGCATCGGGAATTTTAAATTTTTTAAACAAAAATTATCACTCCTTGCTTTTATTTTATCATAGTAAATAACTTTTTACAATACAAAAAGCGAAAATTATCACAATGTTTTAATATATTGTTAATTTTTTAACAATATTTTATTTGCAAATTATTTCCTGTTATGAATTATTCAAATTTTTATTTAATTATAAATTTTCCAGCTTAAATTC
The window above is part of the Thermovenabulum gondwanense genome. Proteins encoded here:
- a CDS encoding (2Fe-2S) ferredoxin domain-containing protein; protein product: MKSLEELEKIREQAKDLINLRKDNENKTRIVVGMGTCGISAGARQVLLAILDEIKKRNLNDVIVTETGCIGLCKFEPLIDVIKPGQPKVTYVNLDAEKARQIVAKHIVNNQIIEDWVIPNI
- a CDS encoding ATP-binding protein produces the protein MKELSLHILDIVENSINAGATRVKISIKEESKRNLMTITIADNGKGMDEDTLKKVVDPFFTTRTTRRVGLGIPLFAQAAKMAGGDLKITSKIGMGTKVEATFIKNHIDLQPLGNMADTLVTLCALYPHVEFIYEHSVDDKIFIFDTGEVKKRLKDVPINHPLVLEFIKDYVDSNLKSILEV
- the nuoE gene encoding NADH-quinone oxidoreductase subunit NuoE: METNIKITDYEEKLKKIDEMLEKYKGQKGALLQALQEAQGIMGYLPLDVQKKVAESLNVTLSEVYSTITFYSFFNLKPRGKYQIRVCLGTACYVKGANKVLERFEQELGIKVGDTTDDIKFSLDACRCVGACGLAPTVIINEDVYGRLTPDKVPEILKKYE
- a CDS encoding PHP domain-containing protein, which produces MKEFAADLHIHSCLSPCASEEMIPPNVINMAKLMGVNIISVCDHNCAKNVEAFIKASGKEILVIPGMEVQTMEEVHVLCYFRDINNMRVFENYIYRGIPDIKNIPELFGNQHIVDEKGDTVGIEERMLSLSVKYSINEIFRKVKDLGGLFVPAHIDRKSYSIISNLGFIPEDINPDALEVSKSALKERNLIDVPMDIIKIYSSDAHNLLGLAFPPNTFFIMEDLTIDEFFRCIKGEGGRRVVIRE
- a CDS encoding DRTGG domain-containing protein; amino-acid sequence: MKLVELVEKLGLKVLTEGVNLNKNVEGGYSGDLLSWVMAHAKENQVWITIQSHQNIVAIASLLGLSGIIIAEEVPVDENTLKKAKEENIPILSSNKSSFELCGILYNLLYGSNFQ
- a CDS encoding [Fe-Fe] hydrogenase large subunit C-terminal domain-containing protein; the encoded protein is MTGYYHSVTLDISKCKGCTNCIKGCPTEAIRVRNGKAQILQDKCIDCGECIRICPNQAKYAVYDSLEKLKEFKFKIALPAPSLFAQFKENVSKEQILNALYKAGFDEVYEVALAAEEVSIAIREYIKNSSIRPLISSSCPAVLRLIRVRFPALIENIIPVKSPMEIAAKRAKEIVSAKLGIPDMDIGTVFLSPCPAKVTAVKQPIGTLKSYVDAVVPVNVIYGEILKNLGKGSYQTIFKRANGLGVGWGRSGGENLAIGWGNNLSVDGIHNCIEVLEEIEMGKLSDIDYVELQACNGGCIGGALMVENRFVARVKLRRMSEKLGNNPNFDENEIKISIKNAFYNMEGPITGEVNYGLDGNIAKAIEKMELLEKTLKGLPGLDCGSCGSPNCRALAEDIVLGRANETDCVFKLRDRVRQLAKEVLDLSQKLPPTMDTDGGENNETG
- a CDS encoding ATP-binding protein, which codes for MKLEEIKNILKAEILLGENLDLEIENACGAELISDILSDNKKNAVLLTGLTHNQIVKTAFMSDFKAIIFVRGKMPGREVIDLAREYGLILLRTLYPLYESCGLLFEAGLKGDIKNKYEFKEAEEKDLARAMELSYDVLGGDFNTAGRATEQAKKIFRQIGIDPSILRRVSIAAYEAEMNIVIHAYKGKITFNLTPKFIEIIAEDEGPGIPDIDLAMQEGYSTAPAYIREMGFGAGMGLPNMKKFSDKFEITSVVGKGTKVRMIIYLQNYG
- a CDS encoding redox-sensing transcriptional repressor Rex — its product is MFKKFKIPDATIGRLTAYSRFLKEAEEKGISTVSSQNIAEATGVTPAQVRKDLAYFGEFGTRGVGYNPKELYNYIMKILGLDKKWNVAIFGAGNLGTALSQYRGFLERGFEIVCMFDTDPEKVGKKLNAIDIFHLDELKEKAKELNIELAIVAVPAQAAQEVVNMIVEAGIRGIINFAPVNIFVPDNIVLRRVDLASQLEYLTYYLGENR